The following are from one region of the Trichoderma breve strain T069 chromosome 5, whole genome shotgun sequence genome:
- a CDS encoding GDSL-like lipase/Acylhydrolase family domain-containing protein, translating into MRLMPLGGSITYGVESSDKNGYRKYLRDMLIADGNIVTMVGSRSAGSMSNNDHEGWRGFRIDQIESKAKNSVLQLMPNLITINAGSNDCIQDFDIERIGKRMSNMLDVIWAASPNSTIILSNLILSLDTEVESRIKWANDQFRGMALSKQSEGRRIVFADMHSQWGPKENDISDGTHPNDQGYYKMAKIWYKGILEAMAKGFIS; encoded by the coding sequence ATGCGCCTGATGCCACTTGGAGGCTCGATTACATATGGAGTTGAGTCCTCTGATAAAAATGGCTACAGAAAATATCTGCGGGATATGCTTATCGCAGACGGGAATATTGTTACCATGGTTGGATCGCGAAGCGCTGGTTCCATGAGCAACAATGATCATGAGGGTTGGCGGGGCTTTAGAATTGATCAGATAGAGAGTAAAGCCAAGAACTCTGTTCTACAGCTCATGCCGAATCTTATTACGATCAATGCAGGCTCCAATGACTGCATCCAAGATTTCGATATTGAGCGTATTGGTAAACGAATGAGCAATATGCTTGATGTCATTTGggctgcatctccaaatTCAACTATTATTCTATCTAATCTGATACTCAGCCTGGACACTGAGGTTGAGTCGCGCATAAAATGGGCCAACGATCAATTCCGGGGCATGGCACTCTCGAAGCAGAGTGAAGGAAGAAGGATCGTCTTTGCCGATATGCATAGTCAATGGGgaccaaaagaaaacgaCATAAGCGATGGGACCCATCCAAATGATCAAGGGTATTATAAAATGGCCAAAATCTGGTACAAGGGTATTCTAGAGGCCATGGCAAAGGGGTTTATCTCTTAA